One genomic window of Actinoplanes lobatus includes the following:
- a CDS encoding alpha/beta hydrolase — translation MSEILRFEDWAEPVPPAEREVVSKLPEADEGRPPLLFVPGLGHGGWAFAEHWLGHVAARGFPAHAVTPRAGGDLRAQAHDVVQVAASLPRQTVLIGHGTGARVVARALGRYPARAAVLVAPVLDGWAALGAALRSNPAGTVPALAGGRLRFSARQLFGANVPGEEAKVHLERIGARPRADLFGRADLPEPVGGPPVLVAGSPDDRVVPRAALDRAAARYGGAPLLFPGMGHYLMLEPSWAEPIDAILDWLLKEL, via the coding sequence ATGAGCGAGATACTGCGGTTCGAGGACTGGGCCGAACCCGTGCCGCCCGCCGAGCGCGAGGTCGTCTCGAAACTGCCCGAGGCCGACGAGGGCCGGCCGCCGCTGCTGTTCGTGCCCGGCCTCGGCCACGGCGGCTGGGCGTTCGCCGAGCACTGGCTCGGGCACGTCGCGGCCCGCGGCTTCCCGGCCCACGCCGTCACCCCGCGCGCCGGCGGCGACCTGCGCGCCCAGGCGCACGACGTGGTGCAGGTGGCGGCGTCGCTGCCGCGCCAGACGGTGCTGATCGGCCACGGCACTGGCGCGCGCGTGGTGGCCCGGGCGCTGGGCCGCTACCCGGCCCGTGCGGCCGTCCTGGTGGCCCCGGTGCTGGACGGCTGGGCGGCGCTCGGCGCGGCGCTGCGCAGCAACCCGGCCGGGACCGTCCCGGCGCTGGCCGGCGGTCGCCTGCGGTTCTCCGCCAGGCAGCTGTTCGGCGCGAACGTCCCCGGCGAGGAGGCCAAGGTTCACCTGGAGCGGATCGGCGCCCGCCCGCGGGCCGACCTGTTCGGCCGGGCCGACCTGCCGGAGCCGGTCGGTGGACCGCCGGTCCTGGTGGCCGGCAGCCCGGACGACCGGGTGGTGCCGCGGGCGGCCCTGGACAGGGCGGCCGCCCGCTACGGCGGGGCGCCGCTGCTCTTCCCCGGCATGGGCCACTACCTGATGCTGGAGCCGAGCTGGGCCGAGCCGATCGACGCCATCCTGGACTGGCTGCTCAAAGAGCTGTGA
- a CDS encoding alpha,alpha-trehalose-phosphate synthase (UDP-forming) has product MRQSSLVVIANRLPLDDNAAPDGACEWRRSPGGLASALHAILEQTPATWVGWAGGVGPAPALPDVGTLRLQPVSLTEDELRGYYEGFANSTLWPLYHDAVQQPTFDRGWWETYRTVNRRFAEAAAAVAEPGAAVWVQDYHLQLVPAMLRELRPDLLIGFFMHVPFPPPELYMQLPRRVELLRGMLGADLVGFQREQAAHNVAQLAKKLLGAHATDDAITVGGRTVRTGAFPVSIDVAEMRALATRPDVVTQAGQLRHSLGAPKRVLLSVDRLDYTKGIEHRLTAYSELLRDGFVKVRDTVMVQVAVPSRERVESYRDLRDRIEGEVGRINGEYGRVGEPAIHYLNQPFSRSDLAALYLTADVMVVTPLRDGMNLVAKEFVAAREDGAGALVLSEFAGAAAELEQAFLVNPHDVDGLKATLLRAMEADGDDLAARMSSMRRHLTEHDIMAWARAYLSALDHSGRLAERLTAL; this is encoded by the coding sequence ATGCGTCAGAGTTCGCTCGTCGTCATCGCCAACCGCCTGCCCCTGGATGACAACGCCGCTCCGGACGGCGCCTGCGAGTGGCGCCGCAGCCCAGGTGGGCTGGCCAGCGCCTTGCACGCGATCCTGGAGCAGACCCCGGCCACCTGGGTCGGGTGGGCCGGCGGGGTCGGCCCGGCACCGGCTCTGCCAGACGTCGGCACCCTGCGGTTACAACCCGTGTCGCTGACCGAGGACGAACTGCGCGGCTACTATGAGGGGTTCGCCAACTCGACCCTGTGGCCGCTCTACCACGACGCGGTGCAGCAGCCGACCTTCGACCGGGGCTGGTGGGAGACGTACCGGACGGTCAACCGCCGGTTCGCCGAGGCCGCCGCCGCGGTGGCCGAGCCGGGCGCCGCCGTCTGGGTGCAGGACTACCACCTCCAGCTGGTGCCGGCGATGCTCCGGGAACTGCGGCCGGACCTGCTGATCGGGTTCTTCATGCACGTGCCGTTCCCGCCGCCCGAGCTGTACATGCAACTGCCCCGGCGGGTCGAGCTGCTGCGCGGGATGCTCGGCGCGGACCTGGTCGGCTTCCAACGGGAACAGGCCGCCCACAACGTCGCCCAGCTCGCCAAGAAGCTGCTCGGGGCGCACGCCACCGACGACGCGATAACGGTCGGCGGGCGGACCGTACGGACCGGCGCCTTCCCGGTCTCCATCGACGTCGCCGAGATGCGGGCGCTGGCCACCCGGCCCGACGTGGTCACCCAGGCCGGGCAGTTGCGGCACAGTCTCGGCGCGCCGAAACGGGTGCTGCTCAGCGTCGACCGGCTCGACTACACCAAGGGCATCGAGCACCGGCTCACGGCGTACAGCGAGTTGCTGCGGGACGGGTTCGTGAAGGTGCGGGACACGGTGATGGTCCAGGTGGCGGTGCCCAGCCGGGAACGGGTGGAGAGCTATCGGGACCTGCGCGACCGGATCGAGGGCGAGGTCGGCCGGATCAACGGCGAGTACGGCCGGGTCGGCGAACCGGCCATCCACTACCTGAACCAGCCGTTCTCCCGCTCCGACCTGGCCGCCCTCTACCTGACCGCGGACGTCATGGTGGTGACCCCGCTACGGGACGGGATGAACCTGGTCGCCAAGGAGTTCGTGGCGGCCCGTGAGGACGGCGCCGGCGCCCTGGTGCTCAGCGAGTTCGCCGGTGCGGCCGCCGAACTGGAACAGGCGTTCCTGGTGAACCCGCACGACGTGGACGGGCTCAAGGCCACCCTGCTACGGGCCATGGAGGCGGACGGCGACGACCTGGCCGCCCGGATGTCGTCGATGCGCCGGCACCTCACCGAACACGACATCATGGCCTGGGCCCGCGCCTACCTGAGCGCGCTCGACCACAGCGGCCGGCTGGCCGAGCGGCTCACAGCTCTTTGA
- a CDS encoding DUF308 domain-containing protein encodes MTAGGARRGRRDNGLDAADYAVAGDVDPRIGEHLLDVLAAGGIAAYLQPTADLNPVLRATTLPALPIDRLYVDRTRLETAREHLQKVTGGTPPTPPAPPAPSDPRPQAEVDEEWAKIIAGFHTTVDAETAPWPAAEDTPPPPARPVTEEGTPHNRRRTDPPPPEPSILYGLDTFGNDLPAEDDEDERYIPPPPPPLPHISKYAVMGLLGVTIGFVLFLFPTLLPIDRNLVQLISFAAIVGGAVTLVWRLRSGDDDDEFDDGAVV; translated from the coding sequence GTGACAGCGGGTGGAGCCCGTCGTGGGCGGCGCGACAACGGGCTCGACGCTGCCGACTACGCGGTGGCGGGTGACGTGGATCCACGGATCGGCGAGCATCTGCTCGACGTGCTGGCGGCCGGAGGGATCGCGGCGTATCTGCAGCCCACCGCGGATCTGAACCCGGTCCTGCGGGCGACCACACTGCCCGCCCTTCCGATCGACCGGCTCTATGTCGACCGCACCCGGCTGGAGACCGCCCGGGAGCACCTGCAGAAGGTGACCGGCGGGACACCGCCCACCCCGCCCGCCCCGCCGGCGCCGTCCGACCCACGGCCCCAGGCCGAGGTGGACGAGGAGTGGGCGAAGATCATCGCGGGCTTCCACACCACCGTCGACGCCGAGACCGCTCCGTGGCCGGCCGCCGAGGACACTCCGCCGCCCCCGGCCCGGCCGGTGACCGAGGAGGGCACGCCGCACAACCGGCGCCGGACCGACCCGCCACCGCCGGAGCCGTCGATCCTCTACGGACTCGACACCTTCGGCAACGATCTGCCCGCTGAGGACGACGAGGACGAGCGGTACATCCCTCCCCCACCCCCACCCCTGCCGCACATCTCAAAGTACGCGGTGATGGGCCTGCTGGGCGTCACGATCGGCTTCGTGCTGTTCCTCTTCCCCACCCTCCTCCCGATCGACCGCAACCTGGTGCAGTTGATCAGCTTCGCGGCGATCGTCGGCGGGGCGGTCACCCTCGTCTGGCGGCTGCGCTCGGGCGACGACGACGACGAATTCGACGACGGCGCTGTCGTATAG
- a CDS encoding lysophospholipid acyltransferase family protein: MFYWLLKLVVLGPLLRLVFRPEVEGLKNVPRSGPVILACNHLSFSDSIFTPLIMKRKVTFVAKAEYFTGKGIKGWFSRMFFTGAGTIPVDRSGGEAAQAALNTLLRVLREGNVAGIYPEGTRSPDGRLYRGKTGVARLALESGAVVVPVALLNTDEIQPTGTLVPAVKRVRIRIGAPLDFSRYAEQRGDRFVERAITDEIMYELMTLSGREYVDVYASTLKAPTA, from the coding sequence GTGTTCTACTGGCTGCTGAAGTTGGTGGTCCTCGGACCGCTGCTGAGACTCGTCTTCCGCCCCGAGGTGGAGGGCCTGAAGAACGTGCCCCGCTCGGGTCCGGTCATCCTCGCCTGCAACCACCTCTCGTTCTCCGACTCGATCTTCACCCCGCTGATCATGAAGCGGAAAGTGACCTTCGTCGCCAAGGCCGAATACTTCACCGGCAAGGGGATCAAGGGCTGGTTCTCGCGGATGTTCTTCACCGGCGCGGGGACGATCCCGGTGGACCGTTCGGGCGGCGAGGCCGCCCAGGCGGCGCTGAACACCCTCCTGCGGGTGCTGCGCGAGGGCAACGTGGCCGGCATCTATCCGGAGGGCACCCGCTCGCCCGACGGGCGCCTCTACCGCGGCAAGACCGGGGTGGCCCGGCTGGCGCTGGAGAGCGGCGCCGTGGTCGTGCCGGTGGCGCTGCTCAACACCGACGAGATCCAGCCGACCGGGACGCTGGTCCCGGCGGTGAAGCGGGTGCGGATCCGGATCGGCGCGCCGCTCGACTTCTCCCGGTACGCCGAACAGCGCGGCGACCGGTTCGTCGAACGCGCCATCACCGACGAGATCATGTACGAGCTGATGACCCTCTCGGGCCGCGAGTACGTCGACGTCTACGCCTCGACACTCAAGGCGCCGACGGCCTAA
- a CDS encoding Crp/Fnr family transcriptional regulator yields MDHRLPDSGDALTGVDMFAGLEPEVRQRVVAAAVPRHYRKGQILFVEHDPGDSLIIMKRGAVAVFRTAPTGERAVLTVVRPPDVLGEVSLLDASTRSASAEAIEDSQALSLSRVAFMELVHSNPRILDAVMRSVGGLIRRLTEQNADHVFLDLPGRVAKTLVRLSGESQAPMITIELNQSQLAEMAGGSRQSVNQAIGSFASRGWLRTEGRRIVVTDVQALRRRAGMTG; encoded by the coding sequence GTGGACCATCGCTTGCCGGATTCCGGCGACGCGCTCACCGGCGTGGACATGTTCGCCGGGCTCGAGCCGGAGGTACGCCAGCGGGTCGTGGCCGCGGCCGTCCCACGCCACTACCGCAAGGGCCAGATCCTCTTCGTGGAGCACGACCCCGGCGACTCGCTGATCATCATGAAGCGGGGCGCCGTCGCCGTCTTCCGGACCGCACCGACCGGCGAGCGCGCGGTCCTCACCGTGGTCCGCCCGCCCGACGTGCTGGGCGAGGTGTCCCTGTTGGACGCGTCGACCCGCAGCGCCTCGGCCGAGGCCATCGAGGACTCACAGGCGCTCTCGCTGTCCCGGGTCGCCTTCATGGAGCTGGTCCACTCCAACCCGCGCATCCTGGACGCGGTGATGCGCTCGGTCGGCGGCCTGATCCGCCGCCTCACCGAGCAGAACGCGGATCACGTCTTCCTCGACCTGCCCGGCCGGGTGGCCAAGACCCTGGTCCGGCTCTCCGGGGAGAGCCAGGCGCCGATGATCACCATCGAGCTCAACCAGAGCCAGCTCGCCGAGATGGCCGGCGGCTCCCGGCAGAGCGTCAACCAGGCGATCGGCTCCTTCGCGAGCCGGGGCTGGCTGCGCACCGAGGGCCGGCGCATCGTCGTCACCGATGTGCAGGCCCTGCGTCGCCGCGCCGGGATGACCGGTTAG
- a CDS encoding phosphotransferase enzyme family protein, protein MPDDELLRSTLRDQWHLTPTELTELPAALLSRGWEFVAGAVRYTARLVEAAARQAFEAGLLAAEHLRARRIDAGQPVRTLGGALTTEIPLGVLAVLRRVPGRCLDGRDPVDQQWWGERLGAVHRALQGFRHPGLRPWRLPEPDAGHLGAEPWLRGAVTAAVTAATRLTVTDQLTYGVLHGDPAPDAFVLDQSTGRLGLLHCGASGTGPLVYDVAAAVAYAGGPDRAAELLDGYRAAGPVGADELDAALPVLLRLRWAVLAERAARRGSPAALETARVALESMPG, encoded by the coding sequence GTGCCGGATGACGAGCTACTTCGATCGACGCTGCGCGACCAGTGGCACCTCACGCCGACCGAGCTGACCGAGCTTCCGGCCGCACTGCTGTCGCGTGGCTGGGAGTTCGTGGCGGGAGCCGTCCGCTACACGGCCCGGCTCGTGGAGGCGGCCGCCCGTCAGGCCTTCGAGGCCGGGCTGCTCGCCGCCGAGCACCTGCGCGCCCGGCGGATCGACGCGGGGCAGCCGGTCCGTACGCTCGGCGGCGCCCTCACCACGGAGATCCCGCTCGGGGTGCTGGCCGTCCTGCGGCGGGTCCCGGGCCGCTGTCTGGACGGGCGGGACCCGGTCGATCAGCAGTGGTGGGGTGAGCGCCTCGGCGCCGTACACCGGGCTCTTCAGGGTTTTCGGCATCCGGGCCTGCGCCCGTGGCGACTGCCGGAACCTGACGCGGGTCATCTCGGCGCGGAGCCCTGGCTCCGCGGGGCGGTGACCGCCGCGGTCACCGCGGCCACCAGGCTGACCGTGACGGATCAGCTCACCTACGGGGTGCTGCACGGCGATCCGGCGCCGGACGCGTTCGTCCTCGATCAGTCCACCGGGCGGCTCGGGCTGCTGCACTGCGGGGCGAGCGGTACCGGCCCGCTGGTGTACGACGTGGCCGCCGCGGTCGCCTACGCCGGTGGGCCGGACCGGGCGGCCGAACTGCTGGACGGCTACCGCGCCGCGGGTCCGGTCGGCGCCGACGAACTGGACGCCGCCCTGCCGGTCCTGCTGCGGCTGCGCTGGGCCGTGCTGGCCGAACGGGCGGCCCGTCGTGGCAGCCCAGCCGCCCTGGAGACCGCCAGGGTGGCCCTGGAGTCCATGCCCGGATGA
- a CDS encoding polyadenylate-specific 3'-exoribonuclease AS — MPYRYFYDCEFIEDGRIVDLVSIGVVDEFGREFYAVSTEFDDSRAVPWVRRNVLDKLPSPSDRAWRSRERIREELYEFLVEPIRGRNEQMELWAWYAAYDHVALAQLWGAMPALPREIPRFTKDLRQRWDDQGRPHLPEMAGRHDALVDARHNLARWNAMSAKA; from the coding sequence ATGCCTTACCGCTATTTCTATGACTGCGAGTTCATCGAGGACGGCCGGATCGTCGATCTGGTCTCGATCGGTGTCGTCGACGAGTTCGGCCGTGAGTTCTACGCGGTCAGCACCGAGTTCGACGACTCCCGCGCCGTGCCCTGGGTGCGCCGCAACGTGCTCGACAAGCTGCCGTCGCCGTCCGACCGGGCGTGGCGCAGCCGGGAACGGATCCGCGAGGAGCTGTACGAGTTCCTGGTCGAGCCGATCCGCGGCCGCAACGAGCAGATGGAGCTCTGGGCCTGGTACGCGGCCTACGACCACGTCGCGCTCGCCCAGCTGTGGGGCGCCATGCCGGCCCTGCCCCGGGAGATCCCACGGTTCACCAAGGACCTGCGCCAGCGGTGGGACGACCAGGGCCGCCCGCACCTGCCGGAGATGGCCGGCCGGCACGACGCCCTGGTCGACGCGCGGCACAACCTGGCCCGGTGGAACGCTATGTCCGCGAAGGCCTGA
- a CDS encoding TetR/AcrR family transcriptional regulator: protein MALRRDAQRNREKILFAAHEVFAARGFAATLDDVAHHAGVGVGTVYRRFPTKEELIEAVFTDRLEDLVTLAEEALAAPSAWEGLTGFLRTSARWHASDRGLRDAALSMDEQHFKTAGEQIVPLLEQIMERAHAEGTLRADAGFHDFPIIMAMVTELAQHSADCRPGLYERYLELVIDGLRARPDNGSLGEPPTDTDIRAVMRECVPPLRPSRT from the coding sequence ATGGCCCTTCGGCGCGACGCTCAGCGCAACCGGGAGAAGATCCTCTTCGCCGCCCACGAGGTCTTCGCGGCCCGTGGTTTCGCGGCCACGCTCGACGACGTGGCCCACCACGCGGGCGTGGGCGTGGGCACGGTCTACCGCCGCTTCCCCACCAAGGAGGAGCTGATCGAGGCGGTCTTCACCGACCGGCTGGAGGACCTCGTGACCCTCGCCGAGGAGGCGCTCGCCGCCCCGTCCGCCTGGGAGGGGCTCACCGGCTTCCTGCGCACGTCGGCGCGCTGGCACGCGTCCGACCGCGGGCTGCGCGACGCCGCACTGAGCATGGACGAGCAGCATTTCAAGACGGCGGGCGAGCAGATCGTGCCGCTGCTGGAGCAGATCATGGAGCGCGCGCACGCCGAGGGCACGCTCCGGGCCGACGCCGGGTTCCACGACTTCCCGATCATCATGGCGATGGTCACCGAGCTGGCGCAGCACAGCGCCGACTGCCGGCCCGGTCTCTACGAGCGCTATCTGGAGCTGGTGATCGACGGCCTGCGGGCCCGGCCGGACAACGGCTCACTGGGCGAGCCGCCGACCGACACCGACATCCGCGCGGTCATGCGGGAGTGCGTCCCGCCGCTCAGGCCTTCGCGGACATAG
- a CDS encoding DHA2 family efflux MFS transporter permease subunit, with translation MSSTVIDRPPTTGREAGRWWALVVLALAQLMVVLDATIVNIALPTAQADIGFDDHGRQWVVTGYALAFGSLLLLGGRLSDFFGRKRMFVIGLIGFALASALGGAAGSLELLIVARALQGVFGAALAPAALSLLSTTFTEPAERGKAFGIFGAISGAGGGIGLLLGGVLTETVSWRWCLYVNLVIAAIAVAGAFLKLRDEPVPAHGRIDVPGTITAVAGLVALVYGLGNAESDGWTGTMTLAPIIAGLVLLTAFVLIERRSTHPLLPLRVVLDRNRGGSYASIAIAGAGMFGIFLFLTYYLAGILQFTPIETGLAFLPMLGAVMLTATTGGSMLAPRIGPRPLVPVGALIAAGGMILLTRLELDSTYASGVLPGLIIIGLGLGLVFAPTQNAATSGVEHRDAGVASAMINTVQQIGGSIGTALLSSFAATAAADHMAGKEPTPLVQAQAALESYHTVFWWSAGFFVLAAVVAAVLFRTGPLDVDPDAPPAMAH, from the coding sequence ATGAGCAGCACCGTTATTGATCGGCCGCCGACCACCGGACGTGAGGCGGGGCGCTGGTGGGCGCTCGTGGTGCTCGCGCTGGCGCAGCTCATGGTCGTGCTGGACGCCACGATCGTGAACATCGCCCTGCCCACGGCCCAGGCCGACATCGGCTTCGACGACCACGGCCGGCAGTGGGTGGTCACCGGTTACGCCCTCGCCTTCGGCAGCCTGCTGCTGCTCGGCGGCCGGCTCTCCGACTTCTTCGGCCGCAAGCGGATGTTCGTCATCGGCCTGATCGGGTTCGCCCTGGCCTCCGCGCTCGGCGGCGCCGCCGGCAGCCTGGAGCTGCTCATCGTGGCCCGCGCCCTCCAGGGCGTCTTCGGCGCCGCGCTGGCCCCCGCCGCGCTGTCGCTGCTGTCCACCACGTTCACCGAGCCGGCCGAGCGCGGCAAGGCGTTCGGCATCTTCGGCGCCATCTCCGGCGCGGGCGGCGGCATCGGCCTGCTGCTCGGCGGCGTGCTCACCGAGACCGTCTCCTGGCGCTGGTGCCTCTACGTCAACCTGGTGATCGCCGCGATCGCCGTGGCCGGCGCCTTCCTGAAGCTGCGGGACGAGCCGGTCCCCGCCCACGGCCGGATCGACGTCCCCGGCACGATCACCGCCGTCGCCGGCCTGGTCGCCCTCGTCTACGGCCTGGGCAACGCCGAGTCGGACGGCTGGACCGGCACCATGACCCTCGCCCCGATCATCGCCGGCCTGGTCCTGCTCACCGCCTTCGTGCTGATCGAGCGCCGCTCCACGCACCCGCTGCTGCCGCTGCGCGTCGTCCTCGACCGCAACCGCGGCGGCTCCTACGCCTCCATCGCGATCGCCGGCGCCGGCATGTTCGGCATCTTCCTCTTCCTCACCTACTACCTGGCCGGCATCCTCCAGTTCACCCCGATCGAGACCGGCCTGGCCTTCCTGCCGATGCTCGGCGCGGTGATGCTCACCGCCACCACCGGCGGATCGATGCTCGCTCCCAGGATCGGCCCGCGTCCGCTGGTCCCGGTCGGCGCCCTGATCGCGGCCGGCGGCATGATCCTGCTGACCCGCCTCGAGCTCGACTCCACCTACGCCTCCGGCGTCCTGCCCGGTCTGATCATCATCGGCCTCGGCCTCGGCCTGGTCTTCGCGCCCACCCAGAACGCCGCCACCTCCGGCGTCGAGCACCGTGACGCCGGCGTCGCCTCCGCGATGATCAACACGGTTCAGCAGATCGGCGGTTCCATCGGCACGGCGCTGCTCAGCTCGTTCGCCGCCACCGCCGCCGCCGACCACATGGCCGGCAAGGAGCCGACCCCGCTGGTCCAGGCCCAGGCCGCGCTGGAGAGCTACCACACGGTGTTCTGGTGGTCGGCCGGCTTCTTCGTCCTGGCCGCCGTCGTCGCCGCGGTGCTCTTCCGCACCGGCCCGCTCGACGTCGACCCGGACGCTCCGCCGGCCATGGCCCACTGA
- a CDS encoding 6-phosphofructokinase, producing MRIGVLTGGGDCPGLNAVIRAVVRKGVTAYGHEFVGFRDGWKGPLEGLTKPLGIAEVRGILPRGGTILGSSRTNPFKIEGGVEKIKANLAEQGVDALVAIGGEDTLGVATKLHDLGVKVVGVPKTIDNDLSGTDYTFGFDTAVNIAMEAIDRLHTTAESHHRTLVVEVMGRHAGWIALHAGLAGGANVILLPERQFDVEQVATYVTKRFQVEYAPIVVVAEGAQPLDGQMVLHNQELDNFGHVRLGGIGQWLAEQLEEKTGKEARTVVLGHIQRGGTPTAFDRVLSTRFGLQAIDAVHEGDFGKMVALKGTDVVRIPLIEGTGELKTVPLERYEEAEVFFGS from the coding sequence ATGCGTATCGGCGTGCTCACCGGTGGCGGCGACTGCCCCGGTCTCAACGCGGTCATCCGCGCCGTGGTCCGTAAGGGCGTGACCGCTTACGGTCACGAGTTCGTCGGCTTCCGCGACGGCTGGAAGGGCCCGCTGGAGGGTCTCACCAAGCCGCTCGGTATCGCTGAGGTCCGTGGCATCCTGCCCCGCGGCGGCACCATCCTGGGCTCCTCGCGCACCAACCCGTTCAAGATCGAGGGTGGCGTCGAGAAGATCAAGGCCAACCTGGCCGAGCAGGGCGTGGACGCGCTGGTCGCGATCGGCGGCGAGGACACCCTCGGCGTCGCGACCAAGCTGCACGACCTGGGCGTCAAGGTCGTCGGCGTGCCGAAGACGATCGACAACGACCTGAGCGGCACCGACTACACCTTCGGCTTCGACACCGCGGTCAACATCGCGATGGAGGCCATCGACCGGCTGCACACCACCGCCGAGTCGCACCACCGCACCCTGGTCGTCGAGGTCATGGGCCGCCACGCCGGCTGGATCGCGCTGCACGCCGGCCTCGCCGGTGGCGCCAACGTGATCCTGCTGCCGGAGCGCCAGTTCGACGTCGAGCAGGTCGCCACCTACGTGACCAAGCGCTTCCAGGTGGAGTACGCGCCGATCGTCGTCGTCGCCGAGGGCGCCCAGCCGCTCGACGGCCAGATGGTGCTGCACAACCAGGAGCTGGACAACTTCGGCCACGTCCGCCTCGGCGGCATCGGCCAGTGGCTGGCCGAGCAGCTGGAGGAGAAGACCGGCAAGGAGGCCCGTACGGTCGTCCTCGGTCACATCCAGCGCGGTGGCACCCCGACCGCGTTCGACCGGGTGCTCTCCACCCGCTTCGGCCTCCAGGCGATCGACGCCGTGCACGAGGGCGACTTCGGCAAGATGGTCGCGCTGAAGGGCACCGACGTCGTCCGGATCCCGCTGATCGAGGGCACCGGCGAGCTGAAGACCGTTCCGCTCGAGCGGTACGAAGAGGCCGAGGTCTTCTTCGGCAGCTGA
- the proC gene encoding pyrroline-5-carboxylate reductase codes for MPKQTVAVLGAGKMGELVLSGLLRSGWPAERLLVTVRRAARGTELAERYGVTIVDNADAVSRADILAIGVKPQDAGVLLDEIGGKISADKLVVSLCAGLPTSFFAARLPEGTPVVRVMTNTPALVDQAMTAISAGPHADGEHLAIAEEMFKPLGVTIRVPESQQDAVTALSGSGPAYFYLLVEAMIDAGVLLGLPRQVAHELIVQTAIGSSVMLRDSGEHPVKLREAVTSPAGTTIAAIHELEKHGVRAAILGALEAARNRAREIAESAGSASLRGKTPDNR; via the coding sequence TTGCCCAAGCAAACCGTCGCGGTCCTCGGGGCCGGCAAGATGGGTGAACTCGTCCTCTCCGGCCTGCTCCGCTCCGGCTGGCCCGCCGAGCGGCTGCTGGTCACCGTCCGCCGGGCGGCCCGCGGCACCGAGCTGGCCGAACGGTACGGCGTGACGATCGTCGACAACGCGGACGCCGTCAGCCGGGCCGACATCCTGGCCATCGGGGTGAAGCCACAGGACGCGGGCGTGCTCCTCGACGAGATCGGCGGGAAGATCTCGGCCGACAAGCTGGTCGTGTCGCTCTGCGCCGGCCTGCCCACCAGCTTCTTCGCCGCCCGGCTGCCGGAGGGCACCCCGGTCGTCCGGGTCATGACGAACACCCCGGCGCTGGTCGACCAGGCGATGACCGCGATCTCGGCGGGCCCGCACGCCGACGGCGAGCACCTGGCCATCGCCGAGGAGATGTTCAAGCCGCTCGGCGTGACCATCCGGGTGCCCGAGTCGCAGCAGGACGCGGTCACCGCGCTCTCCGGTTCCGGCCCGGCCTACTTCTACCTGCTGGTCGAGGCGATGATCGACGCCGGCGTCCTGCTCGGCCTGCCCCGCCAGGTGGCGCACGAGCTGATCGTGCAGACCGCGATCGGCTCGTCCGTGATGCTGCGCGACTCGGGCGAGCACCCGGTCAAGCTCCGCGAGGCGGTCACCTCCCCGGCCGGCACCACCATCGCCGCCATCCACGAGCTGGAGAAGCACGGCGTCCGGGCAGCCATCCTGGGCGCCTTGGAGGCCGCCCGCAACAGAGCCCGCGAGATCGCTGAGTCAGCTGGCTCCGCTTCGCTCCGCGGCAAAACGCCTGATAACCGGTGA
- a CDS encoding DUF429 domain-containing protein, which yields MSIHVIGVDAYALGWVGVELRDGAFGRAVLAATLYEIVAGSSGAAVIGVDIPLGMLPDRWRAADTLAADQLGPRRGSVFRVPPRAVWQEGDFTSANRLCRELTGAGLSRQSWALRPKLLEANAIWERHPGLLFEAHPELSFRTMAGEPLAHAKKTWSGQARRRELLARNGIVLPERLGPAGQAPPDDVLDAAAVAWTAHRVATGTALSHPSPPEEENGSRIAIWY from the coding sequence ATGAGCATTCACGTCATCGGGGTCGACGCGTACGCGCTCGGCTGGGTCGGCGTCGAATTGCGCGACGGCGCCTTCGGGCGCGCGGTGCTGGCCGCCACCCTCTACGAGATCGTGGCCGGCAGCTCCGGCGCCGCCGTCATCGGCGTGGACATCCCCCTCGGCATGCTCCCGGACCGCTGGCGCGCCGCCGACACCCTGGCCGCCGACCAGCTCGGGCCACGCCGCGGCAGCGTCTTCCGGGTGCCGCCCCGCGCCGTCTGGCAGGAGGGCGACTTCACCTCGGCGAACCGCCTCTGCCGCGAGCTGACCGGGGCCGGCCTGAGCCGGCAGTCCTGGGCCCTGCGCCCCAAACTGCTCGAGGCGAACGCCATCTGGGAACGCCACCCCGGCCTGCTCTTCGAGGCCCACCCGGAGCTGTCCTTCCGGACCATGGCCGGCGAGCCGCTCGCCCACGCAAAAAAGACATGGAGCGGCCAGGCGCGCCGCCGTGAACTCCTGGCCCGCAACGGCATCGTCCTGCCGGAACGCCTCGGCCCGGCCGGTCAGGCGCCACCCGACGACGTCCTGGACGCGGCCGCCGTCGCGTGGACCGCGCATCGCGTCGCCACCGGCACGGCCCTCAGCCACCCCAGCCCCCCGGAAGAGGAGAACGGCAGCCGCATCGCCATCTGGTATTGA